Proteins from a genomic interval of Zingiber officinale cultivar Zhangliang chromosome 2A, Zo_v1.1, whole genome shotgun sequence:
- the LOC122042732 gene encoding probable transcription factor KAN2 isoform X1, whose amino-acid sequence MELFPDLSLQISPPSSTSRPSTRKNPNLIDQSFELEFWRRPLPTAASDRRDATIDLDLSSPSSNSTASSNCKHHNLRLHPYSHLFPHRRGGVDGGGGGCGGGGEGGGYEDTKPIKGIPIYHNPPSSFSLLALQRRPLCKASSSSSNFAFPFAASQLGFAQRSSAMRMPLMITRRGGARAPRMRWTTNLHARFAHAVELLGGHERATPKSVLELMDVKDLTLAHVKSHLQMYRTVKNTDTTIVSSGQSDGFENGFNGEICDDNLPEINPSTQRVRAHHGATHNDFGSNNSSSRGGSSTGFPSDSTTSMKSFKKDVQSKSLEMCSDLNSSCVSEALSSSQPNLEFSLRGPQ is encoded by the exons ATGGAGCTTTTCCCTGACTTATCTCTCCAAATCAGCCCTCCAAGCTCCACCTCTCGACCTTCAACTCGGAAGAACCCTAATCTCATCGATCAGAGCTTTGAGCTAGAGTTTTGGAGAAGGCCACTGCCCACCGCCGCCTCCGACCGCCGAGATGCAACTATTGATTTAGATCTCTCCTCGCCAAGCTCGAATAGTACTGCTAGTAGTAATTGTAAGCACCACAATCTCCGCCTTCACCCCTATTCTCACCTATTTCCCCACCGAAGAGGAGGAGTGGACGGTGGCGGAGGCGGCTGCGGCGGCGGTGGTGAAGGAGGAGGTTATGAAGATACTAAGCCCATAAAGGGGATCCCTATCTACCACAACCCTCCATCTTCCTTTTCTCTCCTGGCTCTCCAACGCCGACCATTGTGCAAGGCCTCCTCGTCCTCCAGCAACTTCGCCTTCCCCTTCGCCGCCTCGCAATTAGGGTTCGCCCAGAGATCATCGGCGATGAGAATGCCCCTCATGATTACCAGGCGAGGCGGCGCTAGGGCACCGAGGATGCGGTGGACGACGAACCTCCACGCACGGTTCGCGCACGCGGTCGAGTTGCTCGGAGGCCACGAGA GAGCGACGCCCAAATCAGTGTTGGAGCTCATGGATGTGAAGGATCTCACCTTGGCTCATGTCAAATCTCACTTGCAG ATGTATCGAACTGTGAAGAACACTGACACGACAATAGTTTCTTCAG GGCAATCTGATGGATTTGAGAACGGGTTCAATGGAGAAATATGCGATGACAATTTGCCGGAAATTAATCCAAGCACGCAAAGAGTAAGAGCACATCATGGAGCCACTCATAATGACTTTGGGAGCAATAATTCATCGag TAGGGGAGGCTCCTCCACTGGCTTTCCTAGTGATTCCACGACAAGTATGAAGTCATTTAAG AAGGACGTGCAATCGAAAAGCTTGGAAATGTGTTCGGATTTGAACTCGTCATGTGTGTCAGAGGCATTGAGCTCGAGCCAACCTAATCTCGAGTTCTCTTTAAGGGGGCCTCAATGA
- the LOC122042732 gene encoding probable transcription factor KAN2 isoform X2, producing MELFPDLSLQISPPSSTSRPSTRKNPNLIDQSFELEFWRRPLPTAASDRRDATIDLDLSSPSSNSTASSNCKHHNLRLHPYSHLFPHRRGGVDGGGGGCGGGGEGGGYEDTKPIKGIPIYHNPPSSFSLLALQRRPLCKASSSSSNFAFPFAASQLGFAQRSSAMRMPLMITRRGGARAPRMRWTTNLHARFAHAVELLGGHERATPKSVLELMDVKDLTLAHVKSHLQMYRTVKNTDTTIVSSGQSDGFENGFNGEICDDNLPEINPSTQRVRAHHGATHNDFGSNNSSRGGSSTGFPSDSTTSMKSFKKDVQSKSLEMCSDLNSSCVSEALSSSQPNLEFSLRGPQ from the exons ATGGAGCTTTTCCCTGACTTATCTCTCCAAATCAGCCCTCCAAGCTCCACCTCTCGACCTTCAACTCGGAAGAACCCTAATCTCATCGATCAGAGCTTTGAGCTAGAGTTTTGGAGAAGGCCACTGCCCACCGCCGCCTCCGACCGCCGAGATGCAACTATTGATTTAGATCTCTCCTCGCCAAGCTCGAATAGTACTGCTAGTAGTAATTGTAAGCACCACAATCTCCGCCTTCACCCCTATTCTCACCTATTTCCCCACCGAAGAGGAGGAGTGGACGGTGGCGGAGGCGGCTGCGGCGGCGGTGGTGAAGGAGGAGGTTATGAAGATACTAAGCCCATAAAGGGGATCCCTATCTACCACAACCCTCCATCTTCCTTTTCTCTCCTGGCTCTCCAACGCCGACCATTGTGCAAGGCCTCCTCGTCCTCCAGCAACTTCGCCTTCCCCTTCGCCGCCTCGCAATTAGGGTTCGCCCAGAGATCATCGGCGATGAGAATGCCCCTCATGATTACCAGGCGAGGCGGCGCTAGGGCACCGAGGATGCGGTGGACGACGAACCTCCACGCACGGTTCGCGCACGCGGTCGAGTTGCTCGGAGGCCACGAGA GAGCGACGCCCAAATCAGTGTTGGAGCTCATGGATGTGAAGGATCTCACCTTGGCTCATGTCAAATCTCACTTGCAG ATGTATCGAACTGTGAAGAACACTGACACGACAATAGTTTCTTCAG GGCAATCTGATGGATTTGAGAACGGGTTCAATGGAGAAATATGCGATGACAATTTGCCGGAAATTAATCCAAGCACGCAAAGAGTAAGAGCACATCATGGAGCCACTCATAATGACTTTGGGAGCAATAATTCATCGag GGGAGGCTCCTCCACTGGCTTTCCTAGTGATTCCACGACAAGTATGAAGTCATTTAAG AAGGACGTGCAATCGAAAAGCTTGGAAATGTGTTCGGATTTGAACTCGTCATGTGTGTCAGAGGCATTGAGCTCGAGCCAACCTAATCTCGAGTTCTCTTTAAGGGGGCCTCAATGA